A window of the Cololabis saira isolate AMF1-May2022 chromosome 19, fColSai1.1, whole genome shotgun sequence genome harbors these coding sequences:
- the LOC133419248 gene encoding dual specificity protein phosphatase 13A-like: protein MQVNSTVTPATPSVKELEKVLYGGKRFGNHVDEVWPNLFIGDMSVANDRYSLWKLRITHVVNAAHGRMHCQGSQDFYGPTVDYYGVPADDSPSFNLSRYFFPSAEYIQNALDTNCARVLVHCAVGVSRSASLVLAYLMIHHRYNLLEAINKVKEHRWIFPNRGFLKQLRALDMRLQQTSHQE from the exons ATGCAGGTGAATAGTACAGTTACTCCTGCAACTCCTTCTGTGAAAGAGCTAGAGAAGGTTTTGTATGGAGGCAAACGATTCGGAAACCATGTGGATGAAGTTTGGCCAAATCTCTTCATTGGGGACAT GTCAGTGGCTAATGACCGCTACTCTCTGTGGAAGCTGCGGATCACTCATGTTGTGAACGCAGCTCATGGGAGGATGCACTGTCAGGGGAGTCAGGACTTCTATGGACCTACTGTGGATTACTACGGAGTCCCTGCAGACGACTCGCCGTCTTTCAACCTCTCTCGCtatttctttccttctgctGAGTACATTCAAAACGCACTTGACACAAACTGTG CTCGAGTTTTAGTCCACTGTGCAGTCGGAGTGAGCAGGTCTGCCTCCCTGGTCCTGGCCTACCTGATGATCCACCACCGCTATAACCTGCTAGAAGCCATCAATAAGGTTAAAGAGCACAGGTGGATTTTCCCAAACAGAGGATTCCTCAAACAGCTTCGGGCTTTAGATATGAGACTGCAACAGACTTCACATCAAGAATGA